ACCTGCGGGATCCTTTCCGGGTCCGGGCCAGGGTTCTTCAGATCTGGAATGCTCCTGCCGGGTCAGCCATTGGCTATGGCCGGGACTATCTCTGTCCGCGGGATACCAGAGTAGGAGTGATCCCCCTTGGTATTGCCGATGGTTTCGGCATCCAGCCGGTAAGCCGGCCCAAAAGCCTGCCGGATCTGGTCAGGATCATTGGCAAGGCTGTTCTGGCCTATTTAGGCCGGGAGCAGGACCTGCCCCTTCTTGTGTGGTACCAGGAGTCGCCCTTGCCGGTGATTGGCCGGGTGGGCATGCAGCTTACCATGGTAGACCTCAGTGACAATCCGGAGGTCCAGCCAGGCGATGTTGTGGACATCAGACTGCGCCGCCTGACCACCAGCTCCAGGCTGCCGCGAGTGTATATCAGAGATAATAAACCGTACCAGGTGCGGGGACTGCAGGGTGAGGTTCCCTGGCACCGCCTCTTTATCCTGCGTAGGCTGACCAATACCCGTAAAATAACCGAGACCAGGAGGTTTCAAATAAAAAACAAATACTAACCAAGTTAAAAAGCAGGATTTTCCAGTACAGGCGAGAATACAAAAATTAGCCTGTTTTTTTATTTTACCTGCAAAACTGTGACAAACAAAGGGAGAAAAGGATGGTGAGAAAACCAGGTGGAAAACTCCGGGGCGAATATGCTTTCCGTGCTGGTCGTGGACGACCAGCCGGGTGTGCGCCGTCTTTTGCAAGAAGTACTGGAAGAGGAAGGATTTGAAGTCCGGCTGGCGGAATGCGGCGAGGCTGCGTTGCGTCAGGTGCGGGAAAAAAAACCAGACTTTATTTTAATGGATATGAAAATGCCCGGCATGAGCGGCTTGGAAGTTTTAAGAGAATTGAAAAAAAGCTCTTTTCAACCCCCGGTAGTGATGATGACCGCCTACGGCGAATTAGAGTTTGTCAATCAAGCCTGCAGACTGGGAGCAATCCACCACCTGACCAAACCCTTTGATATTTTTGAAGTGAAAGCCCTGCTGCAGCAGCTCGCCCGAAAGGAAACAAAGATCAGCCAGGTTGTTCTTTAATTAAGCTCTCGAAAACAGTCCTGAAAGGTCAACAGCAGGAGTTTTGCATTGCCTGCCGAATAATTTCCTTATTGGGGACATCCGCGTACCGTTCAAGAAGCAAGAAGCAAGAGGCTGGATGGATAAGCGGCTTTTGGTCCCAAGTATCTGGCTCCTGTCTCCTGCTTCCTGCCTCCTGCATCCTGTAAAAGAGGTGAGTCCGATGTTAATTCCTGCTGCAACCGTATTGGCTTTCAGGTGCCCGGCTTGTAACGGCATGGATTTTCATTGCCTTTCCCTGTTTTCTTTTTCCGGCAGTAAAAAACAATCCCTGATCTGCTCCTGCGGGGCCGAGATCCTCCAGATTTCCACCAAGGATTATGCCTCGTTCCACCTGCAGGTGCAATGTATGATGTGTGAAACCAGGCATTTATGGTACTATCAGCGTAAAGAGCTCTGGTCGAACAACTTGACCTGTTTTTCCTGCCCGGAAACCCAGTTGGAAATCGGATGCGCCGGCCCCAAGGAAAAGGTGAAACAGTTTGTCCTTTATCAGGAAAGATCCCTGGGTGAGGTAGCGGAGGAGCTGCGCCGGAAGGGCTACTTTAAAAACCCTGATCTTATATATAAAGCATTAGAAAATCTTAATATCCTGGCGGAAACAGGGCGCTTGCAGTGCCAGTGCGGCAACCAGAGCCTGGAAATGGGTATTTTCCCGGATAATATCCATTTGCGGTGCAGCCACTGCGGTACTCACAGTTATTTAAGGGCTGAACATGAACAGGACCTTAACTGGTTATCTGCCTGCAGTGACCTCTGCTTAACCCATCAGGGCCTGGTGATCAAGGATAAGATTAAATGCCGCCTGCAAGAGCGTCTAAATACAAGAAAGAAGAGGAAGAATAAACTCTAACCCTTAAAATATTAAGGAGGTAACATTATTATGTCACTGGTAGACTTGAAAACCCTGATGACAGGAGCGGAGGAAGGAAAATACGCAATTGGAGCCTTCAACTGCAACAATATGGAAATAGTCCAGGCAATTATAGAGGCAGCGGAAGCCGAAAAGACGCCGGTAATTATTCAGGCCAGCCAAGGAGCCATCAAGTATGCCGGATTGGCTTACATCACCGGCCTGGTCAAGGTAGCTGCCGCCCAGGCCAGTGTGCCCGTATGCCTGCACCTGGACCACGGCACCAGTTTTGAACAGGTGATCAGGTGTATCCGGGATGGGTTCACTTCTGTGATGATTGACGGTTCTAAACTTCCGCTGGAAGAGAATATAGCCCTCACCAAAAAGGTTCTGGATGTGGCCAGGGCAGCAGGGGTTTCAGTGGAGGCGGAACTGGGAAAAATCGGCGGGACGGAAGACGACATTTCCGTCAGCGAGCGGGAAGCCTTGATGACAGACCCCGAAGAAGCCAGATACTTTGTTGAAAAAACGGGGGTCGATGCCCTGGCCATTGCCATTGGAACAGCCCATGGCAGGTATAAAGGCGAGCCCAAACTCGATTTTGCACGGCTAAAAAGAGTGAGAGAACTTGTAGAGATACCTATCGTGCTCCATGGGTCTTCCGGCGTGCCGGATGAAGCCATCAGAACGGCTATCGGATTGGGAGTGCGGAAGGTAAACATAGACACTAATATCCGGGAAGCTTTTGTAAAAGGAGTGCGGGAGGCCATCGCAGCCGATCCGGACGAAATCGACCCCCGCAAGGTTTTAGGCCCGGCCCGGGAGGAAATGACCAGGGTAGTGCGGGAAAAAATTCGCTTGTTTCGCGGAAAATAACAGGCAGTAAGGTTCATCGGCAAGCCAGGGGGCTTGCCGGTTTTTTTCCTCCTTCATAACGCAAATAAAACCCGGCAGAGGTGGATACGCTAGTGCAGCGACACAAAAGTCCGTGCACTAAAAAATCATATTGAGAGGAGGTGAATCCATGAAAAGTAAAATCAAGTGCAGGGTAGAAGAGTGTGCCTACCAGGAAAGAGAGCACTGCACCGCTGGCGCCATTGAAGTGCGCTCAAGCGGTCAAGACCGGGTAGTGCATAATTCAGACGGCACCGCCTGTGAGACTTTCCGCCCCAAAGGATAACATCTATTGGGAACATTCCTTAGCCTCATTCAGAATGAGGCTATAATTTTTGGTGGGCGAGAGGGAATTAGCCATCTTTGGCGAATAAAACAAAAGTAAAAGGTAAAAAATGTATTGGTACCGGGTGTGGCCCGAAGCAAAAAGAGGTGTTTGGGATGCGTTTATTCATTGACAGCGCTAATGTGGAAGAAATCAGAGCGGCAAACGACCTGGGTATTATTTCCGGAGTAACCACCAACCCCACCCTGGTTGCCGCCGAGGGCCGGGATTTTCACCAGGTGATCAGAGAAATCTGCAGCCTGGTTAACGGCCCTGTTAATGCGGAAGTCTTAAGTCTCCGGGCCGATGAGATGTTGCCGGAAGCGGAAACCTTGGCGGCCTTGCACCCGAATGTAGTAATTAAACTCCCGCTGACAGCCGACGGGCTGAAAGCAGCCAACCTGTTAAAGCAAAAGAATATTAAGACCAACCTGACCCTGGTATTTTCCTCGGCCCAGGCCTTGCTGGCAGCCAGGGCCGGAGCCGCCTACGTGAGCCCCTTTGTTGGCCGCCTGGATGACGCCGGGCACCAGGGAATGGATTTAATTGGTGAAATGGTCCACATTTTTGCCCAGCACGGATTGGAGACAGAAATTATTGCGGCCAGTATCAGACATCCCCTGCATGTAATTGAAGCTGCCCGTCTGGGAGCGGACATTGCCACGGTTCCCTATAAGGTATTAATGCAGATGCTGAAACACCCCCTTACCGACCAGGGCGTTCAGCGGTTTCTGGCCGACTGGGAAAAGGCAAAAACCAGGTAAGCCTGTGGCAAAGTTTTTTTCATTTTCCGGCAGGAACCAGCCCAAAAGAAGGCAAATTATTAATGAGCGAGGCCACAAACAGTCTTCAGCTTTATCTATAGATAAAGGTGGTGTAGCACATGGAACGGGAATTAGCCTTGGAATTTGCCCGGGTGACCGAAGCAGCCGCCCTCGCTGCAGCCCGCTGGATGGGACGGGGCGATAAAAATGCCGCCGATGGTGCAGCCGTAGCTGCCATGCGGGCCATGTTCGACACAGTTCAGGTGGACGGCGAAGTGGTAATTGGCGAAGGGGAGATGGACGAGGCCCCCATGCTTTATATCGGCGAGCGGGTCGGAACCGGCCAGGCTCCCAGGGTTGACATCGCGGTGGATCCCCTGGAAGGCACCAGCATCGTTGCCAAAGGCCTGACCGGAGCCATCGCGGTACTGGCAGTGGCCGAAAAAGGAAATCTCCTGCACGCCCCTGATATGTACATGGATAAAATTGCTGTCGGACCCAAGGCAGCAGGCAGAATTAACCTCGATTGGCCGGTCGAGAAAAACCTCCAGGCCGTTGCCCAGGCTCTATGCAAATCAATTTCCGACCTGACTGTGGTAGTTTTGGACCGGCCCCGCCACAGCAGCCTGGTGGCAGCCATCCGCCAATCTGGTGCCCGAATCCAGCTGATTTCAGACGGCGATGTTTCCCCGGCAGTGGCAACTGCTTTGGAGGAATCAGG
This region of Syntrophomonadaceae bacterium genomic DNA includes:
- a CDS encoding response regulator; translated protein: MLSVLVVDDQPGVRRLLQEVLEEEGFEVRLAECGEAALRQVREKKPDFILMDMKMPGMSGLEVLRELKKSSFQPPVVMMTAYGELEFVNQACRLGAIHHLTKPFDIFEVKALLQQLARKETKISQVVL
- a CDS encoding class II fructose-1,6-bisphosphate aldolase, producing the protein MSLVDLKTLMTGAEEGKYAIGAFNCNNMEIVQAIIEAAEAEKTPVIIQASQGAIKYAGLAYITGLVKVAAAQASVPVCLHLDHGTSFEQVIRCIRDGFTSVMIDGSKLPLEENIALTKKVLDVARAAGVSVEAELGKIGGTEDDISVSEREALMTDPEEARYFVEKTGVDALAIAIGTAHGRYKGEPKLDFARLKRVRELVEIPIVLHGSSGVPDEAIRTAIGLGVRKVNIDTNIREAFVKGVREAIAADPDEIDPRKVLGPAREEMTRVVREKIRLFRGK
- a CDS encoding DUF1540 domain-containing protein; the encoded protein is MKSKIKCRVEECAYQEREHCTAGAIEVRSSGQDRVVHNSDGTACETFRPKG
- the fsa gene encoding fructose-6-phosphate aldolase, whose amino-acid sequence is MRLFIDSANVEEIRAANDLGIISGVTTNPTLVAAEGRDFHQVIREICSLVNGPVNAEVLSLRADEMLPEAETLAALHPNVVIKLPLTADGLKAANLLKQKNIKTNLTLVFSSAQALLAARAGAAYVSPFVGRLDDAGHQGMDLIGEMVHIFAQHGLETEIIAASIRHPLHVIEAARLGADIATVPYKVLMQMLKHPLTDQGVQRFLADWEKAKTR
- the glpX gene encoding class II fructose-bisphosphatase — translated: MERELALEFARVTEAAALAAARWMGRGDKNAADGAAVAAMRAMFDTVQVDGEVVIGEGEMDEAPMLYIGERVGTGQAPRVDIAVDPLEGTSIVAKGLTGAIAVLAVAEKGNLLHAPDMYMDKIAVGPKAAGRINLDWPVEKNLQAVAQALCKSISDLTVVVLDRPRHSSLVAAIRQSGARIQLISDGDVSPAVATALEESGVDIMMGIGGAPEGVLAAAALKCLGGELQGRLWPESEQEKQRAEAMGICPVDRLLTMDELVKGDDVIFAATGITDGSLLKGVRFFGSSRAVSHTVVMRGKTGTVRFIEARHLLDKKPWWHLIRPC